A window of bacterium genomic DNA:
TTCTTTTATCTCGTTTTGCCTTTGATGTTTGTCGTTTTGGATTAGCCATTTTTTAAAACCTCCTTAATTTTGGTAAATGGTAATTGGTGAATGGTAATTAGTTACCAGTTACCAATTACCAGTTACCAGTTACCAATTACCAGTTACCAATTACCAATTACCAGTTACCAATTACCAATTACCAGTTACCAATTACCAGTTACCAATTACCAGTTACCAATTACCAATTACCAATTACCAGTTACCAATTACCAGTTACCAATTACCAGTTACCAATTAACCGATTATTTACTTTTAATTTCGTGAAGCCCTATTTGGTAAATGGTAATTAGTTATCATTACAGATACATATAGTTTTATTCAAATTTACGCCGCAATGACTACAGAATCCCTGACAGCTTTCTTGACAAATTGGTTTTATCGGTAACGATAATATTATTTGCTCTCGAATTTGTTCCATTAAATTAATATTATCCTGGCGATAAAAAATCCTTTCTATGTCCTCTACTTGTAATTCTCCTCCATAATCTTCTGTTTTTTCACCTATGGTTTCGTATAAATCTATTTTAAAATCCCGGTTTAATTTAAAATTAAAATCTTCAAGACAACGACTGCATTGAAGCAGGACATCAACTTTTAAACTACCTCTAAGTCTAATACTCTCACCGATATTAACTAAATGGAATTTAATAGAAATAGGGGAGGTAAGTTTTATGTCTTCAATTGTGTCAAGAGATTCATCTTGTTCAATGAAAAGTTCACTACCGATATTTTGTTTTATTTTAGAGATATCAACATTAACTAAATCAACCATTTTTTATGATGTTATCTCCAATTCAGATTTAATTTCCAGAGCCGTTACAAGTGATGGATCAATAATATGAAAACCACCTGGTCGTAAACTGTGAAAAACAATGGTATGTCCATCCGGTGCGATTGCAAGGAATTCAGGATGCTCTACAGGTATTTTTTGACCATCAGCTAAATGAATTATAAACGGATGAAATGGTCTTGCATTATGTATCTGACGAATTTCTACTATTTCCATCACAAACTCTCCTTTTTAGTAAGCGTTCAGGTGGTGTAACAAAAGGAGATGTGGAGATTAAGGAGATAGGGAGATATTATTAAAAAAATTGAAATTAATAGAAACTAATAGAAATTTATGGAAATTTGTTGTTTTCCACAATCAATTTCTAGTGTCGCGTTGACTAAGTTTTGCACGGGGTATCATCAGATTTCATAACCTGCAAACGGATAATTGGTAACTGGTAATTGGTAACTGGTAATTGGTTAAATAGTTTCGTCCTGAGCTCAGCCGAACGGTATTTAATTACCATTTACCAATCACCAGTTACCAGAATCAAATTCCGTGCGTTATTTGTTCAACACGACACTAGCTATTTCTATAAATTTCAATCTATTTCTATTATCTTATCT
This region includes:
- a CDS encoding DUF177 domain-containing protein, with amino-acid sequence MVDLVNVDISKIKQNIGSELFIEQDESLDTIEDIKLTSPISIKFHLVNIGESIRLRGSLKVDVLLQCSRCLEDFNFKLNRDFKIDLYETIGEKTEDYGGELQVEDIERIFYRQDNINLMEQIREQIILSLPIKPICQESCQGFCSHCGVNLNKTICICNDN